The following are encoded in a window of Oryza glaberrima plastid, complete genome genomic DNA:
- the rpl32 gene encoding ribosomal protein L32: MAVPKKRTSMSKKRIRKNLWKKKTYFSIVQSYSLAKSRSFSGVSEHPKPKGFSRQQTNK; this comes from the coding sequence ATGGCAGTTCCAAAAAAACGTACTTCGATGTCAAAAAAGCGTATTCGTAAAAATCTTTGGAAGAAAAAGACTTATTTTTCCATAGTACAATCTTATTCTTTAGCAAAATCAAGATCATTTTCTGGCGTCAGCGAGCATCCAAAACCAAAGGGTTTTTCTCGGCAACAAACAAACAAATAA
- the ndhF gene encoding NADH dehydrogenase subunit 5, producing MEHTYQYAWVIPLLPLPVIMSMGFGLFLVPTATKNLRRIWAFPSVLLLSIAMVFSVHLSIQQINGSSIYQYLWSWTVNNDFSLEFGYLIDPLTSIMLILITTVGILVLIYSDDYMSHDEGYLRFFVYISFFNTSMLGLVTSSNLIQIYFFWELVGMCSYLLIGFWFTRPIAASACQKAFVTNRVGDFGLLLGILGFFWITGSLEFRDLFKIANNWIPNNEINSLLTILCAFLLFLGAVAKSAQFPLHVWLPDAMEGPTPISALIHAATMVAAGIFLIARLLPLFISLPLIMSFISLIGTLTLFLGATLALAQRDIKRSLAYSTMSQLGYMMLALGIGSYQAALFHLITHAYSKALLFLGSGSVIHSMEPLVGYSPDKSQNMVLMGGLRKYIPITRTCFLWGTLSLCGIPPLACFWSKDEILSNSWLYSPFFGIIASFTAGLTAFYMFRIYLLTFDGYLRVHFQNYSSTKEDSLYSISLWGKRISKGVNRDFVLSTAKSGVSFFSQNLSKIHGNTGNRIGSFSTSLGTKNTFVYPHEPGNTMLFPLLILLLCTLFIGSIGIHFDNEIGELTILSKWLTPSINFFQESSNSSINSYEFITNAISSVSLAIFGLFIAYMFYGSAYSFFQNLDLINSFVKGGPKKYFFHQLKKKIYSWSYNRGYIDIFYTRTFTLGIRGLTELTQFFDKGVIDGITNGVGLASFCIGEEIKYVGGGRISSYLFFFLCYVSVFLFFFLS from the coding sequence ATGGAACATACATATCAATATGCATGGGTAATCCCTCTTCTCCCACTTCCAGTTATTATGTCAATGGGGTTTGGACTTTTTCTTGTTCCAACAGCAACAAAAAATCTTCGTCGCATATGGGCTTTTCCTAGTGTTTTACTTTTAAGTATAGCTATGGTATTCTCAGTTCACCTGTCTATTCAACAAATAAATGGAAGTTCTATCTATCAATATCTATGGTCTTGGACCGTCAATAATGATTTTTCCTTAGAATTTGGATACTTAATCGACCCGCTTACTTCTATTATGTTAATACTAATTACTACTGTAGGAATCCTGGTTCTTATTTATAGTGATGATTATATGTCTCACGATGAGGGATATTTGAGATTTTTTGTTTATATAAGTTTTTTCAATACTTCCATGTTGGGATTGGTTACTAGTTCCAATTTGATACAAATTTATTTTTTTTGGGAGCTTGTGGGAATGTGTTCCTATTTATTGATAGGCTTTTGGTTTACACGGCCAATTGCAGCGAGTGCTTGTCAAAAAGCTTTTGTAACTAATCGTGTAGGGGATTTTGGTCTGTTATTAGGAATTCTAGGTTTTTTTTGGATAACAGGTAGTTTAGAGTTTCGGGATTTGTTTAAAATAGCTAATAACTGGATTCCTAATAATGAGATTAACTCCTTGCTTACTATTTTGTGTGCTTTTTTATTATTCCTTGGTGCAGTTGCGAAATCGGCACAATTCCCTCTTCACGTATGGTTACCCGATGCTATGGAAGGACCCACCCCCATTTCAGCTCTTATACACGCAGCAACTATGGTTGCTGCGGGGATTTTTCTTATAGCTCGACTTCTTCCTCTTTTCATATCCCTACCTTTGATAATGAGTTTCATTTCTTTAATAGGTACACTAACACTTTTCTTAGGAGCCACTTTAGCTCTTGCTCAGAGAGATATTAAAAGAAGCTTAGCCTATTCTACAATGTCTCAATTGGGTTATATGATGTTAGCTCTAGGTATAGGTTCTTATCAAGCTGCTTTATTCCATTTGATCACTCATGCTTATTCGAAAGCTTTATTATTCTTGGGATCCGGATCTGTTATTCATTCAATGGAACCTCTTGTTGGATATTCACCAGATAAAAGTCAGAATATGGTTCTTATGGGTGGTTTAAGAAAATACATTCCAATTACAAGAACTTGTTTTTTATGGGGTACCCTTTCTCTTTGTGGTATTCCACCTCTTGCTTGCTTCTGGTCCAAAGATGAAATCCTTAGTAATAGTTGGTTATATTCACCCTTTTTTGGAATAATAGCTTCTTTTACTGCAGGATTAACTGCGTTTTATATGTTTCGGATATATTTACTTACTTTTGATGGGTATTTGCGTGTTCATTTTCAAAATTACAGTAGTACTAAAGAGGATTCGTTGTATTCAATATCGTTATGGGGAAAAAGGATATCTAAAGGAGTCAATAGAGATTTCGTTTTATCAACAGCGAAGAGTGGAGTTTCTTTTTTTTCACAAAATCTATCCAAAATTCATGGTAATACAGGAAATAGGATAGGGTCCTTTAGTACTTCATTGGGGACTAAAAACACTTTTGTCTATCCTCATGAACCGGGAAATACTATGCTATTTCCTCTTCTTATATTACTGCTTTGTACTTTGTTTATTGGATCTATAGGAATCCATTTTGATAATGAAATAGGGGAATTAACCATATTATCAAAGTGGCTAACTCCCTCAATCAACTTTTTCCAAGAAAGTTCTAATTCTTCCATAAATTCATATGAATTTATCACTAATGCAATTTCTTCTGTAAGTCTAGCTATTTTTGGTCTATTCATAGCATATATGTTTTATGGATCTGCTTACTCTTTTTTTCAGAATTTGGATTTAATAAATTCCTTTGTAAAAGGGGGTCCGAAAAAGTATTTTTTCCATCAACTAAAAAAAAAGATATATAGTTGGTCATATAATCGCGGTTATATAGATATTTTCTATACTAGGACCTTTACCTTGGGTATAAGAGGATTAACCGAACTAACGCAGTTTTTCGACAAGGGTGTCATTGATGGAATTACCAATGGAGTAGGTCTTGCTAGTTTTTGTATAGGAGAAGAAATTAAATATGTAGGGGGAGGGCGAATTTCGTCTTATTTATTCTTTTTTTTATGTTATGTATCTGTGTTCTTATTCTTTTTTCTTTCTTAA